One Periophthalmus magnuspinnatus isolate fPerMag1 chromosome 4, fPerMag1.2.pri, whole genome shotgun sequence genomic window, ACCTGGCACAACATCGACTACACAGACAACGTGGGCTGTATTCACCTCATCAGTAAGAAGCCCACTGGCCTGCTTTACTTGCTGGACGAGGAGAGCAAGTACGAATACTACATTTAGACAAATTTTCCCTCTGCAAACATATCTTGTATTCATACGTTTTTGTGTTTCAGCTTTCCACATGCCACAGAAGAAACATTACTAGCCAAATTTAAGCAGCAGCATCAGGGGAACAAGTACTTTGTGCCCACACCAGTTATGGAACCAGCTTTTGTCATTCAACACTTTGCTGGaagagtaaaatataaaataaaggtggcacaattattactatttattgtGTTGGCAAAGTTCATGTTGGGTACTAAATGATTTTTGTCTCATGGCAGGACTTCCGAGAAAAGAACACAGATCATATGCGGCCAGACATTGTGGCCTTGTTGAGGAGCAGTGATCGTTCTTATGTCCGTCAGCTCATTGGGATGGACCCCGTGGCGATGTTTCGTTGGGGGATTCTGCGTGCCACTATCAGAGCCCTCGCTGCTTTCAATGAAGCTGGCCGTGCCTGGGCTGCAAAGACTTCAGGTACACAGTGCACTTGACAACTAACAACTAATAGGTTgggttcatgtgacatcacaactttcaaatctctagtttaaaattgagctggacAGGTCTGAAATTTATAGTGGAACTTACTGTTTAATTGCAGACGTCCTGGTTTATGTGAATATCTCTGCAGTTACCGGACTTATCTAAGTAAACCAAAAACTACAGCAGAATTTTGCTTCCCGTCTGTcgctataaataaacataagtgaatttttttttttcacagtagcTACAGAAATCTGTGTCATTATGCAACCCCTATaacatgattgttgtcagttgaaagaacTTGGCAAGATGGAGCCAATTCCAAATAATGACAAGATTCAATAGTAAATACAACTATCACCATACAATTCTAGTACCTGAACATAACCTAATTGTATTTAACTTCAGTCTTGGTTCTAAAAAATGTCTTCGTTTTTATTTTAGGCATTGTCCGACCTGCATCCAGAACTCCTCTAGGGGAGCTCCAGCGATCTAATACTCCAATTGAACGAATGTACAAGTAagcgatgtgtgtgtgatttgatACATGGGTCATTTCTGTTTTCCCTGGATTTCCAAGGTTTGCCTTGTAGAGTGAAGTGTGTTGGTTTACTAACTACTGCTTGTTAAGAGtatattattgcttttatattCTAATGGGAGTTAGATGGGAGACTTCAATCTTTACTTGTGTTTTTAGTGCAGTGAGGCGGGACAATTCTTTTCAGATACAAAGCCAGATAAAATTAGTTCCACCTTTCCTCATTTTGGTCCTGCACTTTCCCTCTCCACTTTTTGgtgaccccagtgtgtgtggtttctcctcttcctctccccttcaCAGACGAGCTTCTATGCTCGatttttgctttgatcactCTGAGGAGCGCCCTCTAGAGGCCTTTGAGGACATCTTTGCTAGCTATGAGAATAAGAAGTAAGTACTCCAAATTGGTGGTCAAATGAAGAACATGAACAAAAGGGACCAGGCAGAAGAAAAATGTATAGACAAAGTTAAGACTCTgtgaaaataataatgcaacatatttttgaaagaaaaattacAATGTGCTACCTtgaaattttattttagtcatcaGTGTCAGAATgattagttttactttttaaatgtagagGAATATATTACATAAGCACCAATATACTTTTTATGTGTATCAACACATTATCAACTGGATGCAAGATGCTCATCTGGAtgcaaaatacacattttaaatgcacCAGTGAAGCTCATCCCAAAACATATACAAACTTTTTCTTGTGCTTCTTCCATATGCAGCAccgtacatgttttttttttcttacaaattacaaagaaaagaaatattttCTTCTGTTTGGCCTCTGAGTTTCATTTTTAACCAGGGTAAGTACAGACAAAATTGCATGAGCTAGCAATGAGACCAAAAAGTCTCCCAATTAACCTCACTGAATCTATGTCAGACATAATACCAGTCCAAAAtcaggcaaaataataaaaatgacacaaataacAGCTTACAGTCTCACAGCCGATAACTGGCCCAGCATGGAAAGTGACAGCCAATGACACTCTGCATGTTAACTACCTCCACGGTGGGGACAAGTGTGTGAATACGTCTCTGTCAAGCCCCAGTTGCTTCCTCTGTACTTGTATGTTTTCGGTTCTTGGTGGGATAAAGCAGCATGGTTGGGTGGTCACATGTGTCTTGTGGCTTATCTAATATAAACATGAAAAGTCTGAGAGAGGGTTTCTGGGTAATTCTTCACGGTTGAGTGAAGTAAGAAAGCCTTTTGATAGTAGACCCCCAACTATCTTGcagtatgtgtttgtttgtattataaCAATGTTGGTGGTGGTTTTTTCTGAGGTTCTAGACTACAACACATAACAATTTACGACTTCCTCACTCcttagttttttttgtattaaaatgaatcAACTATGtgccccccctcccttctgctcCTGGTCCACTCCCCCACTCCTGCCCACTTTGTATGTGGTTCACTCAGAGACATGCATGCACAGATCATCAGCTCCATTAAGAACTTGCAGCTGGATGCTGAGGACCCTCGAAAGCTGCTGCAGTCCTGGGGTCGCCTCCGTTTCCCCCGGCACGTTCTTCAGTGAGTCTGCAGTCAGACTTATATCAGCGTTTCTGACTGGTTTCGACCAAAACCACTCCCAATGCTTCTCATTTCAACCAGTCCATTGCTTTATATTATCACATATTCACTAGATATTGCATTATAAGCTAGCTAGTTCTATTGTTGTAAtgctctgaatacttttacagtcTGCTGCTTGAGCATTACTATTAGAGGTGCACTGTGTTACTTTTCTAGTGGATGGtcctccacctgtttgtctatattgacatgtttttgtttttctgaatacattccacaatatggcattaaactcgcCTATTTTTACCATTATTCAGTAATTCAATCCcccaaaaatatgcattctacTGTTTGCCACTCCACAGCTCTGAACTGTAACTTCACATAAAGTTTACTGCCATATGCCATAAGCAAAGCattaacaactccatggagacaagcgggtacCGGTAGTTAACCGTCCACAAGAGCAGTTATGCAGAGTATGTTTTAGTGTATTGGGCATGTACATCATCTTACACATAAAAATTACAGACAGTAGTTTTTCAGCATGTCTCTTATTTTTTCCAGTCTGTTGGAGAATAATCTGTTATAGATATAGAAACCTTGATTAGTTAGCTTTGAAGCATGTCTTGCAGATCTGTGTGGTCATATCAACTTGTTAGACTGCAGCATCACTCTCCATCTTTACTCTAATGTCTGTACTTACTCTACATCAGCTCTGAGCCCCTCACAGGTGTATTCACTGACTGACAACGCATGAAGACCACTCCTGTCTATACTAACCAGGATTCACTTCCGCCGTTCACAAAATAAGTAATAATGATTAGCATCTTGGAtacttacttttattttgcatttttgcaggaagaacaaaaacaccaaacagaAGCAAGTAATTCCCAAGGTAAGTTTAATTCAAGTTTTCTTCAATTAAAGTTTAACACTTTATCATCATCACCTTTTATCACTTTTTTCAGAGATTGTTGGATTCTCGGTCTCTGAAGTTCATTGTTGGTCTGACACTACATGATCGCACTACCAAATCTCTCCTTCATTTGAACAAAAAGAAGAAGCCTCCCAGTATCAGTGCCCAGTTTCAGGTATTGCTATTGCATTATGAATACTAGAgaatttaatacttttatttttagttaatgctttgtttattttccaggcatctttgacaaaacttttagAGACTTTGAACAGAGCAGAGCCATACTTTATCCGTTGTATTCGCTCCAATGCAGAAAAGGTAAAGTGGTCTACTGAAGTGGTGTATTGAATATGTACctgaaatggaatatatttgtGGAGTTAAGATAagtaataaatgtgtgtgtgtatatatatatatatatatatatatatatatatatatatatatatatatatatatatatatatatatatatatatatatatatatatatatatatatatatatatatatatatatatatatatatatatatatatatatatatatatatatatatgacttaTACATATGATTTATACATACAGAAAGAGATGTATCTAGATGAAACCTTAGTGGTACAGCAGCTCCGATACACAGGAATGCTGGAGACCGTTCGAATCCGAAGGTCAGGTTATGGAGCCAAGTATACATTCCAGGTATGAGAGTGTTTGTTAAAAACAAGTCTGTTTCTGAACATGTTAATATTGgcatttcttctctttttttatgAAGGAGTTCTTTACCCAGTTCAGAGTTTTGTTGCCCAAGAATGCCACAGAATCAAAAGAAGTAATTTCTGCTCTGCTTGAGAAAATGGGTCTGGATCCCACCACCTACCAGATTGGAAAAACTAAGGTTTAGTATTACATCTGATGACATTTTATAGTCAATTTAatcttaatttaatttaatcccTTATTAACTGTACATACATGTAAATCTCTGAATAGGTGTTTTTGAAAGAGCTGGAACGACAACAACTTCAGGATACACTCCACAAAGAAGTTATGCGAAAGATCATCTTCCTCCAACGCTGGGTCAAAGCCCGACTGCAGAGGAAAGCGTTTCTAGACATGAGACATGCAGCTGTTGTAATACAGGTGATCCAGGGTTAAATACCACTTTATATATTCTGCTcagagggattttttttttttttttacagccttttttctttattttttttatcagcgCTCTTGGCGCAGGTactgtgaggaggagcagaggcgaCGTGCTGCCATTGTTATTCAGGCTTTGTGGAGGGGGCACCTACAGAGGAAAGCGTACAATCTCCAGAAGAAAGGTGCAACTAAAATACAAGCGCTCGTCAGGGGTCACTCTGCACGCAGGAGGTAAATCTTATAGCTTTAGTGCATTTTTATGTAGTtagtttattatttcattttacagATTTACCAGTAGGTACACACTTGTcatagtttggtcctgttttgagcccagtttatTCCTGATGTAGTCTTAATTTGGTCCTGTTCTTGTGCTGCTTTAGTTCTAGTCTGGTCCAgttttagttccaggtttagttccaggtttagtcccagtttgatCCCAAATTAGAGGGATATATATGAATGCACCTTTTTAGAGGTTCATTGATGTCAGCATCAACAACATACCAATAATGAAATCTCAAGTGACACTTATAATAGTTCTCAAAGCTTTATGAAACTTTCTCAAGTCATAGAAGGTCATTTAGTTTGCTTTAGTAGACAGTTTTCAATAATTGCATTTGTACTTTAGGTGCCAATCCATGCGTGAGGAAAAACgcaaaaaggaggaagaggagagagaagcacaGAGAAGACTGGAGGAAGAAgagcaaaggaggagagaggaggaggagaggaggaggttagaagaagaggagaggaggaaagctACTGAGGAGGAGGCACacaaaagagcagaagaagagcttGCCAGAAGAATCCAGGCCGCAGAGGAAGAGGCTCGGAAAAAGCTtgaggaagagaaggaaagatCAGAGCCTCAAACCAGAGAGGATCCAGATATAGAGCTAGTCACTGAGGAGACACTAGATGAGACACAGGACTtgccagaggaggtggaggatggAGAGATTACAACAGGCTTACAGGACGAAGAGCAAATGGAAATCAAAGGTACAGAAGCTGAGGCCGGACCCCAGCAGCCGGGCAAAGGAGACAATGAAGAGAATTTGAACAAGTTAACACTAGAAGATACAACATTCTCCACTCTACTCCATCCCCTCCCTCAAATGGCTCCAACAGACACTGCTCACTTACCTACTAATACTGAAAATGCACAAGGGAAATTTCCTGACAGAAACCATTCAGCAAttcaggaaaagagagagaagaggagaagaaggggaCTTGAGCATAATCGTAGGGAGACAGAACGAGCAGCtgcctcctcttcaccacccaCCAATAAGGATCAGTCTACAGCTCCAAAGGTCAAAACTCCAGAGACTTCTAAGCTCAGAGAGAGAGCTGACAGCAAAGAGATAGACCAGTATACGTTTGTGGTGCAGAAAATTAAAGACGACAAAGGTggtaagagagaggaaaaaactTCACCTCCACAGGCTCCTCCTGTTCGTCCCTCTACGTTACTCCTACAATGCCTTGATCATGACAAAAATGAGCTAGGTGAAAGTGCTGGAGCAGTTAACCTGCAGCGTCGGCCTGGGGCAATAAAAGAGAAACCTGAGAAATGGAAAGGTAGAAGAAGTGATGACTATGACACTGTTACCCCTCCAGCAGGAAGAAATGGGGCTTTGAAAAGGCAGTTGTAagttttcttgtctttttatttgtcatttaaataGATTACAAATGTGAATTATTTAATCAGTAAAATCATGCATTTAATTCATTTTCTTAGAGGGAACAGTAGCCCATAAAGTCATAATATCCAGTCTAACTGTGTTTACAGAATGGAATCCGCATCTTCGTCTGTTGACAGCTTATCTCCAAGTTCAGAGGGGGCTGGAGCGTTGTCTCCGCGTGAGGTAATAATCTTTAAAATTAGTGAAACATTTCACCTTTGACTCAATACAATTAAagcttttttaaacttttgtttttatagtttaCTCACACAGACAGCCACACAGAACGTTCATTGGGAGGTTCGTTTAGATGGCGACCTCAGGATTCGGGTCACCAGGATCCATTCCAGTCCATCCCATCCACACCTGACAGGTAATGCTCTAGATTGCCCCAGGGTGAAGTAGTGGCCGGTGATGACAAATTAAAATCAGAATTGTTCTTAGATTTTGAGTGGAGGTCTTGATTGCTTTGATTATGTGGTCTTCAGGTCTGGAGGCTTCCTCAGCAAGATTCTGAAGAAACGACCTCAGAAAGAAGTCCAGACTCCAGATGATGGAGAGATCACACCTAGTTTCAGTGAGAAGTCATGTGGAGGAGAAGGTAAACAAATTATTAATATGAAACAGAATTTTACTGCCCAGAAATTGTAATTGATTCAAACATAAAAATGCTCCTGGTCTGTCAGTTTTTGGTGATAAAACATTAACTCTGCACTTACACTAGCCTACAGCTCAGTTGCTGAAGTGCACTTCCAGCACAGACCTTGAACTGAGATgtgaaaagaaaacacatgtGTATTCCCTATTATTATTCCCAGGACTGGGATAATCTAACAGTTTGTTTTCTGTGCAAACACTGACTTGTGCTGATCCTCACATGGTTCCATTCCACCACTGTTCAATAACGAATCTCTTTTTAACATCAGGATATTCAGCTCGCCCTCTTGCTCAGCCCTATGGGGAACGCTCAGGTAAAGCTTTAGGTCGCAATCCCACCATAAAAATTAGCCGTGCCACAAGAGTGTCTGAGCAATGGAACGCCTCTTTGGACCGAGAAATCACAAATGCTAATGAACTGCGCCACCTGGATGAATTTTTAGGCAATCAGGTATTTTCCTCAGTTGCTCTAATGTAATTTTCTTTCAAcaacaaacattaaacatgaCCCGTTTCCACTATAGGTAAACGACTTCCGCTCTAGAGGGAAATCTCTTTCGGCCACTGAAGCCATCTTTGTAACGGCTACAATGCAGTTCAGAGAGACCATCAAAGCCATGTATTCCCTCTCGGTGAGTATCTTTTGGAACAAGATTAGATTCAGAGATTTCTGTATGTTCTTATCTTTCATTCCCCTCCAGAAACCCACGATTGGTTACAAGGACCTGATGACAAGCTACAAAAACAAAGTGTTTCACCTGGCGGATGACAAGCAAAAGGCGGAGGTGCAGCTGGTGGTGAACCTGTTCCAGTCGGTGCTAGATGGGTTTATTAGAGGAGAGATGAAGAAGGAGGAGGCAGAGCCAGTCAAGGTGATTCCCCACCTCCATGCACACAGATGAAcgctgccattgtgtccatgggcaagatacttaattCACCTCACCCTCAGTATACTagtgtataaataaatgtgtgtgaatgggtggatATAGAGCTTTGAGTTCCTggaatgtaaaaatgtgctatataaatgtgactaaTTGCTATTTTACAATTGGTAATTTCTGTTTTCTATTTTAGccaaaagcaagaaaaaaacggcggaaaaaggacaaaagtgtaagtgcaaagaaaaaaataatttgtcctgttttattttatttcttttgtatttgGTTGTAAAGTAATTTTGTCTGTTTATCAGATGGAGAGCCCCTTGGATCATGTTTTCGTAAACTATCAGGTCAGcattatgcagtcatgtgaccagtGCACTTCATACATCTGGGGCATGGAGAAAGCCTATATGTGCAGCAGTGAGTTTACATACATCTCTGTTTATAAGAGACTTTTATGATGCGTGCATTATACAGCATTATTAACTGTTTTCATTTGGTTCATTTCTGACAGGTTGTAAAATGGTATGCCACAAAAAGTGTCTCAACAAAATAGTCACTGACTGCTACACGTTCTGTGCCAAAAGGGTGTGTAGGTGCAACTTTAATCTGTTGATTTGTAATTGTTGTTACTAGCGACTTGTGGTTTATTCTTAGGGGGATGAGGAGTCTGGTGGTCTACACTTTGGCGTCCATGTGGGGCATCTGGTGAACGATAAAAGCCCTGTGCCGATGGTGTTGGAGATGATGCTGGAGCATGTGGAAATGCATGGTCTTTACACAGAAGGCATCTACCGCAAATCAGGGTCTGCCAATCGAATGAAAGAGCTGCACCAGCGACTTGAAACAGGTGACCTTTTTGACCTTATGTGAGCAttgagtttactttttttttcagatgcaGGCCAGAGGCCAATATACtgtattgttcaaaataatagcaGTACAATGTGACTAACCAGAATAATCCAggtttttagtatatttttatttctacatggCAAACAAGTTACCAGTAGGTGCAGTAGAttctcagaaaacaaacaagaccCAGCATTCATGATATGCACGATCTTAAGGCTGTGCCACTGGGCAACTAGTTGAAAGgggtgtgtttaaaaaatagcAGTGTGGCATCCAATCAGTGAGGTTAtcaattttatgaaaaaaacaggTGTGAATCAGGTGGCACCAATTTAAGGATGAAGCCAGCACTTGTTGAACATGCATTTGAGAAAAATGGGTCGTTCAAGACATTGTTCAGAAGAACGGCGtactttgattaaaaagttGATTGGAGAGGGGAAAACCTATAAAGAGGTGCAAAAAATTATAGGCTGTTCAGCTAAAAGGATCTCCAATGCCTTAAAATGGAGAGCAAAACCAGAGAGATGTGGAAGAAAACGAAAGACAACCATCAAAATGGATCAAAGAATAATCAGAATGGCAAAGGCTCAGCCAATGATCAGCTCCAGGATGATCAAAGACAGTCTGGAGTTACCTGTAAGTGCTGTGACAGTTAGAAGACGTCTGTGTGAAGCTAATCTATTTTCAAGAGTCCCCCGCAAAGTTCTTCTGTTAAAAAAAGGCATGTGGAAAAGCGGTTACAATTTGCCAAAGAGCACATCAGCTGGCCTAAAGAGAAATGGAGGAACATTTTGTGGACTGATGAGAGTAAAATTGTTCTTTTTGGGTCCAATGGCCACCGACAGTGTGTGAGATGACCCCCAAACTCTGAATTCAAGCCACAGTACACAGTGAAGACAATGAAGCATGATGGTGCAAGCATTATGATATGGGCAGGTTTCTCCTACTACGGTGTTGGGCCAATTTATCACATACCAGGGATCATGGATCAGTTTGCATATGTCAGAATACTTGAAGAGGTCTTGTTGCCTTATGCTGAAGATGAAATGGGTGTTTCAACAAGACAATGACCCCAGACACACAAGTAAACGAGCAAAGTCTTGGTTCCAAACCAACAAAATTAATGTTATGGCGTGGCCAGCCCAATCCCCGGACCTTAATCCAATCGAGAACTTGTGGGGTGAtgtaaaaaatgctttttatgaagcaaaaccaagaaatgtaaataaattgtAGAATGTTGTTAAAGAATCATGGAGTGGAATAACAGCTGAAAGGTGCCACAAGTCGGTTGACTCCGTGCCACACAGATGTGAAGCAGTTATAAAAAACTATTTTCATACAACTAAATGTTAGTTTAGTGATTCACAGGATTGCTAAAtcctacaaacaaaaatgtttctacTGAATAATTTTGAGTTTGTACAATCAACGGCAGACAGTGCTATTTTTTTGAACACACCCCTTTCAACTAGTTGCCCAGTGGCAATATAAAAAACCTGGGTTATTCTAGTTATTCACATTGTACtgctattattttgaacaagactgtaactttatgggagatttactgtttttgaaagaaattacTAAAATTATCCTTATTTCTTATTAGGCTCCATAatcttgccatattaatcttaaggCTTAAACTCTTTTCAACTGGCAACAATCACTTTCTGCAGCTTCtgtgaaaaaaaagtatttcatt contains:
- the LOC117370261 gene encoding unconventional myosin-IXb isoform X4 translates to MSVRDGAATMATVAGGGGGGGGPASLNDLDNRSYLLQIYPRLTAQSSACCCLTVQKDSTAASVISDAATALGLDPGRSYVLAEVKESGGEEWILEAGDLPVQRVLLWPRKAQEKHAQSLGFYFLLQERNHDGTIRYVHLPPLSKEQQVQQLAARGFLPPPQDDFADLCNLPVLNEDTILNNLRTRFYKKKIYTYAGSILIAINPFKFLPIYNPKYVKMYENHQLGKLEPHIFAIADVAYYAMLRKRVNQCIVISGESGSGKTQSTNFLIHCLTALSQKGYASGVERTILGAGPVLEAFGNAKTAHNNNSSRFGKFIQVNYLESGVVRGAVVEKYLLEKSRLVSREKNERNYHVFYYLLLGASEAERKEFKLLPPEEYFYLKQQNFKIEDEEDLRHDFERLQQAMEMVGFLPPTKKQIFSVLSAILYLGNVTYIRKSNGREEGLEVGPPEVLATLSDLLKVKEELLVEALTKRKTVTVNDKLILSYSHSEAITAKDSMAKSLYSALFDWIVLRINHALLNKKDMEESVPCLSIGVLDIFGFEDFENNSFEQFCINYANEQLQYYFNHHIFNLEQEEYQAEGITWHNIDYTDNVGCIHLISKKPTGLLYLLDEESNFPHATEETLLAKFKQQHQGNKYFVPTPVMEPAFVIQHFAGRVKYKIKDFREKNTDHMRPDIVALLRSSDRSYVRQLIGMDPVAMFRWGILRATIRALAAFNEAGRAWAAKTSGIVRPASRTPLGELQRSNTPIERMYKDMHAQIISSIKNLQLDAEDPRKLLQSWGRLRFPRHVLQKNKNTKQKQVIPKRLLDSRSLKFIVGLTLHDRTTKSLLHLNKKKKPPSISAQFQASLTKLLETLNRAEPYFIRCIRSNAEKKEMYLDETLVVQQLRYTGMLETVRIRRSGYGAKYTFQEFFTQFRVLLPKNATESKEVISALLEKMGLDPTTYQIGKTKVFLKELERQQLQDTLHKEVMRKIIFLQRWVKARLQRKAFLDMRHAAVVIQRSWRRYCEEEQRRRAAIVIQALWRGHLQRKAYNLQKKGATKIQALVRGHSARRRCQSMREEKRKKEEEEREAQRRLEEEEQRRREEEERRRLEEEERRKATEEEAHKRAEEELARRIQAAEEEARKKLEEEKERSEPQTREDPDIELVTEETLDETQDLPEEVEDGEITTGLQDEEQMEIKGTEAEAGPQQPGKGDNEENLNKLTLEDTTFSTLLHPLPQMAPTDTAHLPTNTENAQGKFPDRNHSAIQEKREKRRRRGLEHNRRETERAAASSSPPTNKDQSTAPKVKTPETSKLRERADSKEIDQYTFVVQKIKDDKGGKREEKTSPPQAPPVRPSTLLLQCLDHDKNELGESAGAVNLQRRPGAIKEKPEKWKGRRSDDYDTVTPPAGRNGALKRQLMESASSSVDSLSPSSEGAGALSPREFTHTDSHTERSLGGSFRWRPQDSGHQDPFQSIPSTPDRSGGFLSKILKKRPQKEVQTPDDGEITPSFSEKSCGGEGYSARPLAQPYGERSGKALGRNPTIKISRATRVSEQWNASLDREITNANELRHLDEFLGNQVNDFRSRGKSLSATEAIFVTATMQFRETIKAMYSLSVSIFWNKIRFRDFCMFLSFIPLQKPTIGYKDLMTSYKNKVFHLADDKQKAEVQLVVNLFQSVLDGFIRGEMKKEEAEPVKPKARKKRRKKDKSMESPLDHVFVNYQVSIMQSCDQCTSYIWGMEKAYMCSSCKMVCHKKCLNKIVTDCYTFCAKRGDEESGGLHFGVHVGHLVNDKSPVPMVLEMMLEHVEMHGLYTEGIYRKSGSANRMKELHQRLETDPHQVCLEDYPIHTVTGLVKQWLRELPDPLMTFTHYNDFLHAVELPEKQEQLQAIYKELEELPTANFNTLERLVFHLVRVCKEEAHNRMSPNSLAIVFAPCILRCPDSADPLLSMKDVAKTTICVEMLITEQIRRYNEKMEEIEQLEYAETLAVNQLKLKRQNTHFWHLPLRFSAPYKGVVVHEKASSDLSVVPENEPVDSETEAEKNLVERIKSIKQEKEDLACRLPDMEQPGSDQENLDSEASLSSESLLDEQQRSSAHSSEPEGHLSKRCKPVCPPKPSDLALRPKFSTLSISIRGLSPTGSVSTVSSCTSPSSESSSTFKTALKRLSPVIPDTVKLPTGVGSRSNQSRTLPESQNQTFKSLIRTRGQSGRRNDSATRSMYIDSPECEDMHLSTHPTSSLKHQQETQNGQRRFSDPDLSYTNDNL